The following are encoded together in the Culex pipiens pallens isolate TS chromosome 1, TS_CPP_V2, whole genome shotgun sequence genome:
- the LOC120428662 gene encoding UDP-N-acetylglucosamine transferase subunit ALG13 homolog, whose amino-acid sequence MKRSTYENVFVTVGTTQFEDLINTVTSEPVVAQLRRMGCRKLMLQVGRGKHPALAKSMCGPDIEVRFYDLKSSIDEDIRQADLVISHAGAGSCIEVLGAEKPLVVVVNERLMDNHQTELAEQLSKEGYLLYCTPKTLATTLEGSDFDQLKQFPPGSVADFISYLDAFMGF is encoded by the coding sequence ATGAAACGCTCAACGTACGAAAACGTCTTCGTCACCGTCGGAACGACCCAGTTCGAGGACCTAATCAACACGGTCACCTCCGAACCCGTGGTGGCCCAACTCCGCCGGATGGGTTGCCGCAAGTTGATGCTCCAGGTTGGACGTGGCAAGCATCCGGCGCTGGCGAAATCCATGTGCGGCCCCGACATCGAAGTCCGCTTCTACGACCTCAAGTCCAGCATAGACGAGGACATCCGGCAGGCGGATCTGGTCATCAGTCACGCCGGCGCCGGAAGCTGCATCGAGGTGCTTGGGGCGGAGAAGCCGCTGGTGGTGGTCGTGAACGAGCGACTAATGGACAACCACCAGACGGAACTGGCGGAACAGTTGAGCAAGGAGGGTTACCTGCTGTACTGTACGCCGAAGACGCTGGCGACGACCCTCGAGGGGAGTGACTTTGACCAGTTGAAGCAGTTTCCGCCGGGGTCGGTGGCCGATTTCATTAGTTACTTGGATGCGTTTATGGGTTTTTAG